One window from the genome of Hydra vulgaris chromosome 02, alternate assembly HydraT2T_AEP encodes:
- the LOC136075952 gene encoding piggyBac transposable element-derived protein 3-like, translating into MRCYNCYWNDVIGMEESDGAEDTAEEDNAENNTQDTADDIVEQGPQHKRTKKQVPYKPSWVKSDFKKAVRKEKFPWTIPPPKVKKHLSPVSLFELFMTPEIMHRICNESKEYAAQKGHDNFDMDITSLKLFLSILLISGYAPLPRRPMYWETARDVHNSMVSAAMSRNEFSSIMSNIHFANNNKLDMTDRFAKVRPLIQSINAACLANFQPEQIISINESMIPYYGKHGAKQYIPGKPI; encoded by the coding sequence ATGAGGTGCTACAATTGTTATTGGAATGATGTTATTGGAATGGAAGAGTCGGACGGTGCAGAAGACACTGCAGAGGAGGACAATGCAGAAAATAATACACAGGACACTGCAGATGATATAGTGGAACAGGGTCCGCAGCACAAGAGAACAAAGAAACAAGTTCCGTATAAACCGTCATGGGTCAAAAGCGACTTCAAGAAGGCCGTCAGAAAGGAAAAGTTTCCATGGACCATACCCCCacctaaagtaaaaaaacatctGTCACCAGTGTCATTATTTGAATTGTTCATGACACCAGAAATAATGCACAGAATATGCAACGAAAGCAAAGAATACGCTGCTCAAAAAGGCCATGACAATTTTGATATGGACATTACATCACTCAAGCTTTTCCTATCGATTCTTCTAATAAGCGGCTATGCTCCTCTGCCTCGTCGCCCTATGTATTGGGAAACTGCGAGGGATGTACACAATTCCATGGTGTCGGCCGCTATGTCACGCAATGAATTCAGTTCCATAATGAGTAATATACATTTTGCCAATAACAACAAACTTGATATGACTGACAGGTTTGCCAAAGTCCGCCCTCTTATCCAGTCCATCAATGCTGCTTGCCTGGCAAACTTTCAGCCTGAACAAATCATCAGCATCAACGAAAGTATGATCCCTTATTACGGAAAACACGGTGCAAAGCAATACATCCCTGGCAAACCCATCTAG
- the LOC136076831 gene encoding uncharacterized protein LOC136076831 — MMMREVAALGVLIQKPGSKECGQLWQLVSDSLNKNGFCVTNRGVRDRLSINMKKQCVQVNKEKKLSGEGGEEITEYDILVEELIEIRCSEERKNAVDEDRMKALDIRNTAMERFGETRKQKSP, encoded by the coding sequence atgATGATGAGAGAAGTAGCAGCTTTAGGTGTTTTAATACAAAAGCCTGGAAGTAAAGAATGTGGGCAGCTGTGGCAGCTGGTTTCTGACTCACTAAACAAAAATGGTTTCTGTGTTACAAACAGAGGAGTACGAGATCGATTATCGATTAATATGAAAAAGCAATGTGTTCAGgtgaacaaagaaaaaaaactttctggtGAAGGTGGAGAAGAAATAACTGAATATGATATTTTGGTTGAAGAACTTATTGAAATCAGATGCtcagaagaaagaaaaaatgcaGTAGATGAAGATCGTatgaaagctttagatataaGAAATACTGCTATGGAGCGTTTTGGGGAAACAAGGAAGCAAAAAAGCCCTTGA